The following is a genomic window from Bacteroidales bacterium.
CATGTCAATTTTGGAATACACATAGGTAAAGTTCCCGTTGAAATTGATCTTCTCAAGTGAGGGTGATAAAAAACCAAGATTTTTTCTCAGTTCTAATTCAAGACCATAGAGCTGTCCGTCTCCCACATTACGGGGCTGGTATTCGGTGCTGGTTTGCTGCTCAGGAATTCTCACCAACTCAATCGGGTTGTCAAACATCTTATAAAATGCGCTCACTGAGTACATTTGCCCTTTTTCCCGGAACCACTCCCACCTGAGGTCAAAATTATCGATCCTGGTCTCAGTCAACTGTCCATCCCAATCTGAATAAGTGAACAAACTTCCGTTAAAAATACGGTTGGAAAGCGGGTCCAGGATTTGTGCGAACGAAAGCTCTTTAAACGAAGGCCTGGCAATGGTTCTTGAGTAAGAGCCTCTCAGATTTTGTGATGGATTGACTTCATAAATCAGGTTCACTGAAGGAAACAAATCGGTGGATTCGAGCACTTTGTCATTGTCGAGATTCTTACCGTTTTCCAGGTCACCCCCTGCATAAATCTGGTCGCGCCCGGTATGGCGTTGCACATAATTTTCAACCCGCAGTCCCAGGATGGTTTTCAATTTTGGGGTCACATACATTTCATTGGAAATGTAGGCGGCCATATTGTTTACATTCGACGCATAAGCATTTGGATTGGGGTCGTTATTTCCCGATTGGTAATAAATGCTGTTTGGTTTGTTGGGATAAAGGTTAACAGGGTCTAAAACCGTATTTGGATCAGGGTTTGACCAGGACTGGCTGCCAAAAAACTGAATATCAAAAAAGAGAATTTCATAGTCGCGTTTTTTGTAATTATGCGCCAGCCCAAACTTCAGCCTGGCCTCACTTGATGAAACCTGGTATTTTCTGGTAATATCAACTTTTGCGGTGGTATTTATTTCATTGAGCGACCGCCAGATGCGTGAAGGATTTCCACCCGCGCCGGCACTGAAAAGGGTGTCCATGTTGCGGTAGGTGAAGGCTGTTTTCCTGATGTCCGGATCTTCGGAAGTTGAGAGGGTAGGGGATAACCGCCAATCGAGTTCCCATCCCGAATTTTTCAACACATGCACGCCATTGAGCAAAATATTGGTTAGTGACCGCTGGTTGTATTCAAGGTTATCAGAACCGGCCAGGTAGCCTGATTGACCAACTGCTTCGCCATTGTTATCAATTTGGAACTGGCCGGCCCGGCTTTCACCATTTTGCAAATGCATGGCCGTAAATTTCAATTTGGTAAACTTGTTTTTATAGGCTATTCCCCCCAAAGCACCGATGAGTACATTTTGCTCACCGATTTGTCCATTCTGTATCGTGGCGTAGCGCATTTCGTAAAGGTCAGGATCAATATATCGCTGATACTCGCTGAAAATCACATCGTCGTAGTACTTTGTTTCATTTTTATAGGACAAAGAAAAAATGTAACCTAACTTTGGGTCCTTCGTCGTTTGATTTTTCTCGTTTCCAACGTCAATCTGGTCTCCGATGGAGAAGCCAAAACTATAATCCATCAAACTGTTTTGACTTTTTGCCCCCAACTGTTGGTCAAAACTGGTAATAAAATCGACCACTTCCTGCTGCGGAGCCCCACTGATTGGCGTAGGGATATTTGGCTCTGTAGCTCTTTGCGGTATTGCCCGGGTTCCATCATCAAAACCAAGAAAATCGGTGGCACCTCCATCGTAGGCCAGGTAATCGGGATTAAAATGCATGGCCGGATTGACGGTAAGCCCGAGAGAGAGGGAAATGATTTTCCGCTCAGGAAAATCTTTGGTTTCGATATTTAACATACCCCCGGTAAAATCGGCGGGTAATTCGGCAGTAAAATTTTTACTGACCATAATATTGTCAATCAGATTCGATGGGAAAATGTCCATCTGGAGGCTGTTTCTGT
Proteins encoded in this region:
- a CDS encoding TonB-dependent receptor codes for the protein MKKTLLLLFAALITSSLVAQKGKVRGTVFEEGTGESLVGVTVLVKGTLNGTTTDLDGKFTLEVAEGTHDIQFSYISFQTMVIEAVKVKANDVTVIPDILMKESSMELTEIVIKAEAIRTNEAAMLTMKKKSATMLDGISSSQIKLIGDATAVEAAKRVTGVSVEDGKYVYVRGLGDRYSKTMLNNVDIPGLDPDRNSLQMDIFPSNLIDNIMVSKNFTAELPADFTGGMLNIETKDFPERKIISLSLGLTVNPAMHFNPDYLAYDGGATDFLGFDDGTRAIPQRATEPNIPTPISGAPQQEVVDFITSFDQQLGAKSQNSLMDYSFGFSIGDQIDVGNEKNQTTKDPKLGYIFSLSYKNETKYYDDVIFSEYQRYIDPDLYEMRYATIQNGQIGEQNVLIGALGGIAYKNKFTKLKFTAMHLQNGESRAGQFQIDNNGEAVGQSGYLAGSDNLEYNQRSLTNILLNGVHVLKNSGWELDWRLSPTLSTSEDPDIRKTAFTYRNMDTLFSAGAGGNPSRIWRSLNEINTTAKVDITRKYQVSSSEARLKFGLAHNYKKRDYEILFFDIQFFGSQSWSNPDPNTVLDPVNLYPNKPNSIYYQSGNNDPNPNAYASNVNNMAAYISNEMYVTPKLKTILGLRVENYVQRHTGRDQIYAGGDLENGKNLDNDKVLESTDLFPSVNLIYEVNPSQNLRGSYSRTIARPSFKELSFAQILDPLSNRIFNGSLFTYSDWDGQLTETRIDNFDLRWEWFREKGQMYSVSAFYKMFDNPIELVRIPEQQTSTEYQPRNVGDGQLYGLELELRKNLGFLSPSLEKINFNGNFTYVYSKIDMTSTEYNSRKTYQKTGEDIKDTRVMAGQSPYVINAGLTYADPDRGLDAGLFYNVKGSTLSIVGAGLFPDIYMEPFHSLNFSLNKRIGKENRTIIDFKVSNMLNQKMVSYYKSYEAADQIYSSFNYSISFGVGISYNL